In Zingiber officinale cultivar Zhangliang chromosome 8B, Zo_v1.1, whole genome shotgun sequence, a single genomic region encodes these proteins:
- the LOC122014175 gene encoding transcription termination factor MTERF2, chloroplastic-like, giving the protein MFHSLVRRYALPPPTQLLRVFFSTVTSVSSSGATASTDTHFPVDYLVDTCGFSAKDASKVSKKLSRCQSTERADAVLGFLRSRGLDGANIRKLISWRPVLLGCDVETNLAPKFNFLRDMGLSESDVVNVVMRQPFIIWLNVQNTLLPRLKVWESLFGSKEILLKNLRNSGWFFSSNIENVLHPNMKFLRDECGISEKRVSLVIKFHPSFIMLNPDTLRALVDRVEGIGITRESRMFLWILDVLHGVSREKFEAHVKLMNNFGWSNSDFNTAVKKQPSFLKLSTESLLGKMEFLVKDVGIAPLDIAYHPKPLGLSLEKRLIPRFRVMEILKSEGLWNTTDKLHGFFSSSGPYFLQKYVLPYQDKLPKLHEVL; this is encoded by the coding sequence ATGTTTCACTCCTTGGTCCGCCGCTATGCCCTCCCTCCTCCGACCCAACTCCTCCGCGTCTTCTTCTCCACCGTCACTTCTGTCTCCTCTTCAGGCGCCACCGCTTCTACCGATACGCACTTCCCGGTCGATTACCTCGTGGATACATGCGGGTTCTCCGCCAAGGATGCTTCCAAGGTCTCAAAGAAGCTCTCCCGCTGTCAGTCCACCGAGAGAGCCGACGCCGTTCTTGGATTCCTCAGATCTCGGGGCCTAGATGGCGCTAATATCAGAAAGCTAATATCTTGGAGGCCAGTATTGCTCGGCTGTGATGTGGAGACGAACCTCGCTCCGAAGTTCAATTTTTTGCGCGACATGGGGTTGTCTGAGTCCGACGTCGTCAATGTCGTTATGCGGCAACCCTTCATCATTTGGCTCAACGTCCAGAACACGCTTCTTCCCAGATTGAAGGTTTGGGAAAGTTTATTTGGATCGAAGGAGATCCTCCTCAAGAATCTCCGGAATTCCGGATGGTTTTTTAGCAGCAACATTGAGAATGTACTACACCCCAACATGAAATTCTTACGGGATGAATGTGGTATTTCTGAAAAGCGGGTTTCTCTTGTCATTAAATTTCACCCGAGCTTCATCATGCTGAACCCAGACACCCTCCGGGCTCTGGTAGATAGAGTTGAGGGGATTGGAATTACCCGGGAATCTAGAATGTTCCTCTGGATCCTTGATGTGCTGCACGGGGTCAGCAGGGAAAAATTTGAGGCCCATGTCAAGCTCATGAACAATTTTGGCTGGTCAAATTCGGATTTCAATACTGCAGTCAAGAAACAACCAAGTTTTCTAAAGCTTTCCACAGAGTCATTGCTGGGAAAGATGGAATTTTTGGTCAAGGATGTTGGGATTGCACCTTTAGACATTGCTTACCACCCGAAGCCTTTAGGATTAAGTTTGGAAAAGAGGTTGATTCCTcgatttcgtgtgatggagatATTGAAATCTGAAGGGTTATGGAATACAACAGACAAGCTACATGGATTTTTCTCATCATCTGGTCCATATTTTTTGCAGAAGTATGTGCTCCCTTACCAAGATAAATTACCCAAACTGCATGAAGTCTTGTGA
- the LOC122014174 gene encoding transcription termination factor MTERF8, chloroplastic-like — MFHSLVRRRAFPPPTQLRLVFFSTGASASSSGATASPDPHFLAEYLVDTCGFSADDASKVSKSFRRFRSTEKPDAVLGFFRSQGLDGANLRKIISWKPRLLGWDVETNLAPKFNFLRDMGFSMSDAIKVVMRHPGILSLNVQNTLLPRLKVWESLFGSREILLKNLRRRSRFICNNDNLVRPNLNFLRDECGIPEEQVFLVIKRDPSFMVQNLDAIRALVNRADEIGIPRESRMFLWIVFALRRVSREKFEARVKIMNSFGWSNSDYVAVVKKHPTLIWVSTEALQRKMEFLIKDVGMAPLDIAKHSTFLDLSLEKRLIPRFHVMEILKSEGLWTSQMKLSTLFSLPGPKFLQKYVLPYKDKLPKLLEVL; from the coding sequence ATGTTTCACTCCCTGGTCCGCCGCCGTGCCTTCCCTCCTCCGACCCAACTCCGTCTGGTCTTCTTCTCCACCGGCGCTTCAGCCTCCTCCTCAGGCGCCACCGCTTCTCCCGATCCGCACTTCCTGGCCGAGTACCTCGTGGATACATGCGGGTTCTCCGCCGACGATGCTTCCAAGGTCTCAAAGTCGTTCCGCCGTTTTCGGTCCACCGAGAAGCCCGACGCTGTTCTTGGATTCTTCAGATCTCAGGGCCTTGATGGCGCTAATCTCAGAAAGATAATATCTTGGAAGCCAAGATTGCTCGGCTGGGATGTGGAGACGAACCTCGCTCCGAAGTTCAATTTTTTGCGCGACATGGGGTTTTCGATGTCCGACGCAATCAAGGTCGTTATGCGGCACCCCGGCATTCTTTCCCTCAACGTCCAGAACACGCTTCTCCCCAGATTGAAGGTTTGGGAAAGCCTTTTTGGATCCAGGGAGATCCTTCTCAAGAATCTCCGGAGGCGTAGCAGGTTTATCTGCAACAACGATAATCTGGTGCGCCCTAACTTGAACTTCTTACGGGATGAATGTGGCATTCCTGAAGAGCAGGTTTTTCTTGTCATTAAAAGGGACCCGAGCTTCATGGTGCAGAACCTAGATGCCATCCGGGCTCTAGTAAATAGAGCTGACGAGATTGGAATTCCCCGAGAATCTAGGATGTTCCTCTGGATCGTTTTTGCGCTGCGCAGGGTCAGCAGGGAAAAATTTGAGGCCCGAGTCAAGATCATGAACAGCTTTGGTTGGTCAAACTCGGATTACGTTGCTGTAGTGAAGAAACATCCAACTTTGATATGGGTTTCCACAGAGGCATTGCAGAGAAAGATGGAGTTTTTAATCAAGGATGTTGGAATGGCACCTTTAGACATTGCTAAGCATTCGACGTTTTTAGATTTAAGTTTGGAAAAGAGGTTAATTCCTCGATTTCATGTGATGGAGATTTTAAAATCTGAAGGGTTATGGACATCACAGATGAAGTTATCTACGCTTTTCTCATTGCCAGGACCAAAATTTTTGCAGAAGTATGTGCTCCCTTACAAAGATAAATTACCCAAACTGCTTGAAGTCTTGTGA
- the LOC122014176 gene encoding transcription termination factor MTERF2, chloroplastic-like — protein MFHSLVRRYALPPPTQLLRVFFSTVTSVSSSGATASTDTHFPVDYLVDTCGFSAKDASKVSKKLSRCQSTERADAVLGFFRSRGLDGANIRKLISWRPVLLGCDVETNLAPKFNFLSDMGLSESDVVNVVMRQPFIIWLNVQNTLLPRLKVWESLFGSKEILLKNLRNCGWFFSSNIENVLHPNMKFLRDECGISEKRVSLIIKFHPSFIMLNPDALRALVDRVEGIGITRESRMFLWILDVLHGVSREKFEAHVKLMNNFGWSNSDFNTAVKKQPTFLKLSTESLLGKMEFLVKDVGIAPLEIAYHPKPLVLSLEKRLIPRFRVMEILKSEGLWNTTDKLHGFFSSSGPYFLQKYVLPYQDKLPKLHEVL, from the coding sequence ATGTTTCACTCCTTGGTCCGCCGCTATGCCCTCCCTCCTCCGACCCAACTCCTCCGCGTCTTCTTCTCCACCGTCACTTCTGTCTCCTCTTCAGGCGCTACCGCTTCTACCGACACGCACTTCCCGGTCGATTACCTCGTGGATACGTGCGGGTTCTCCGCCAAGGATGCTTCCAAGGTCTCAAAGAAGCTCTCCCGCTGTCAGTCCACCGAGAGAGCCGACGCCGTTCTTGGATTCTTCAGATCTCGGGGCCTAGATGGCGCTAATATCAGAAAGCTAATATCTTGGAGGCCAGTATTGCTCGGCTGTGATGTGGAGACGAACCTCGCTCCGAAGTTCAATTTTTTAAGCGACATGGGGTTGTCTGAGTCCGACGTCGTCAATGTCGTTATGCGGCAACCCTTCATCATTTGGCTCAACGTCCAGAACACGCTTCTTCCCAGATTGAAGGTTTGGGAAAGTTTATTTGGATCGAAGGAGATCCTCCTCAAGAATCTCCGGAATTGCGGATGGTTTTTTAGCAGCAACATTGAGAATGTACTACACCCCAACATGAAATTCTTACGGGATGAATGTGGTATTTCTGAAAAGCGGGTTTCTCTTATCATTAAATTCCACCCGAGCTTCATCATGCTGAACCCAGACGCCCTCCGGGCTCTGGTAGATAGAGTTGAGGGGATTGGAATTACCCGGGAATCTAGAATGTTCCTCTGGATCCTTGATGTGCTGCACGGGGTCAGCAGGGAAAAATTTGAGGCCCATGTCAAGCTCATGAACAATTTTGGCTGGTCAAATTCGGATTTCAATACTGCAGTCAAGAAACAACCAACTTTTTTAAAGCTTTCCACAGAGTCATTGCTGGGAAAGATGGAATTTTTGGTCAAGGATGTTGGGATTGCACCTTTAGAAATTGCTTACCACCCGAAGCCTTTAGTATTAAGTTTGGAAAAGAGGTTGATTCCTcgatttcgtgtgatggagatATTGAAATCTGAAGGGTTATGGAATACAACAGACAAGCTACATGGATTTTTCTCATCATCTGGTCCATATTTTTTGCAGAAGTATGTGCTCCCTTACCAAGATAAATTACCCAAACTGCATGAAGTCTTGTGA